tctgacatttcctgaaaatttcatgaaaatccgtccatgacttattgagttatgttgctaacaaactaacaaacaaacccacccaatcacataacctccttagcgGAGGTAATTATTCAACCAATCAAATGACCGCATCAGAATGTTTAGTGTGTTTCAATCAGGGACTTTATTAGTTGAAGTCAAGAAAATAGCCATGCAAGGTCTCTTAAAGgacatttaaaggtcatgtgacacctgtgTTATGGTGGGTACCTATGGGCTAAAATCAAACCAACCACTGTGGCCTGGGCGCAGGATCAAAAATGTCAATGTCcatgcaaaaaataaagtttcttaGGTGTTTCTCACAAACCATTTGTGTTCTCCTAGTGTGCTCCTAATTCATGCCTTCCTGGTAAAAACATTTACCTTCCCCGGGGCCCGCCCATCTACCTGCACATACTAGAGACGTCTCCTTGGGCCAAACTaccaaatatatcaaaacaaaagctcCAATCAATGCTTAAATACTCTATTttagtggttttcaaacttttgtagcccaaggcacaccatatttaaatcgatacaaaatagacgttttaaataatgttacaggcAAGGTGGACTATaaagggagataaaggggagagctttctggagcccagccaactgggggatcatggagatggcaaaggtgggcaaaaggtggcaaaacaaagtcagaaatgggcaaaaattggtaaaataaataaatcaattaattaattttaaaaaagtggccaaacaatgggttgatattggcaaaaacttgttgaaagtgtcaaaattttgtcaaaaaaaatgggttacaagtggtctaaaaaggttaaatgttgtaaaaaggtggtaaaattgggttaaaagtgataaaaaaagggcccaactggacaaaaaagtggtcaaacaaaggcaaaagtgggcaaaaatttgcataaagtggcagaaaagtggcaaaaagggttaaagttactaaaaggtggtaaaaaggggtttaaagcaatggagaaaaatggccaaacaatatcaaaaatgtgttaaatgtggcaaaaaggtagcaataaagggcaaaaattggtcagaagtagtaataagaagcagcaaaaatgcttaaaaaagcagcacaatggtttaagttgtcaaaagaaatGGGTAGGGTTAATAACTTCATCAGctatttcaacccaataatagcttgccatgcttttcagctcttaatgaggtaactgttagccaggatgctagcaccaatgctacttatcaagcacatacactgatatcaataaatcccaactggggagggcccattctctgaggtttttcaggggtccagccaggtctgtgggcaggcctggttacagtacttgcaGTAAAGTTGTAGATATAACGTactgtacaaattcccacggcacacctagactcagcttaaggcacactagtgtgtcttgccacaccatttgagaaccactctATATGCTCTATATGATATGAAAATTAATCCTCAAGTTCTCcccaaacaaacaataaataaatctaaaactatCAAACTAAACAAAATAATATGACTAGCTCCAACATTAGGGAAAGCTGCAGTTTTCCGTTCTGTTTCTACAGCTTTTACCAGCCTGTGTAAATTCACTGACTAAACTCTCACCCCGACTGTGCAATAAAATCAGTCCAGCATAAAGTACATCTAAGAGACACTGTCATTAAGATAAGTACAGACCTTTGTTTAAGGCTTTCTGGGTTGGGCTTTAAACACCAAAAGGTCACATTTGATGTCAGTGATCAAGTTTATGGGGTCAATTATTTCTGACTGTTGGCATTTAAAGAACATATATGAGAAAAACATGCATGGATTAACATTTTAGCTTGCCTTTAGCATCCATTGTCTAATCCAGCTCTGTccttcaaataaacaaatattacatgatttgatatttggtccttttttccTGGAACAACATTATTTATGcttaaataaaggcaaaatcttCTTCAGGCTAGATGTGTagtgaaaaaatacaataattttCTTCAGTTTGATATCCTGTCTGCTTTGCTAAGGCAGCACATGTTAAACTATGTGGCCTTTAGCATTTCTGGCCTTCACATATGGCTTATTATTAGCCTCAAACACACTGCAGAGGCATGCCAAGGGGCACAAGTGATGTGTAACTGACTGACTCAATAAGTAAGCCTAAAACAGAGCCACACCAATGGAAAAAGCTCGAAGGACTCAGGTCACTCTTGTCCAAAGTTCTTGCCTGGTTAACTCTTGTTTGCAGCTGTACCTTCTCAGTTTGCCTCTTAGAAGACAATTCTTAGGTTTCATCTCTTCATGTGCAAATAAAGAGGCAAAGTTATGCACTATTTCGACTGCATTGTAGTCcaaaagttttgatttttttttttaccttactTTTGTTAGACAGGTGCATAAGGCACAATGTTGCAGGTGAGGTTTAGGGTTACACTTTTGCTCCTTCTATTAATGGCCAGGTGTGTGGCACAGGAAGAAACCCAAACTAAAGGCTGCGTTTGTGGATACCCTGGAATACCAGGGGACCCGGGACACAACGGTGCACCTGGAAGGGACGGCCGAGATGGACTCAGAGGTGAAAAGGGGGATCGAGGTAAGCTGAGAGGACTCAacttttatgtccatttttctgtatttcttaaCTTTGTGTTTAGTAATATTATTCATGACACTCAGGTGAGACTGGCTCTACTGGAAGACCAGGCAATGATGGCATCAAAGGAGACAAAGGAGAGCCTGGTATGTACTAACAGATCTGCAAGCTGTGTAGGACTGTGTAGTAATTTAATACCGTCTTCATCATGTTTTTCTAGCTTATCAGGTATATAAAGACTGGTGTGCTTGTCATTTACAGGTGAAGTTGGTCCAGCAgggctcaaaggaaaaaggGGAGATAATGGAGACAAGGGCCCCCCTGGAAAAATGGGGCCCCAAGGAGTCCAAGGGCCCATTGGCTTGAAAGGAAACAAGGGGGAGATTGGGCTGCCTGGATCACAAGGGCCTAAAGGGGATTTTGGGCCTCTTGGACCTGAGGGTCCCAAAGGGGAGATTGGTCTGCGAGGCGACAGAGGCATTCAGGGACCAGTGGGACCTCCTGGCAGGCCAGGGCCTAAAGGGGAAATCGGTGTCCCAGGTCACAAAGGCAACATTGGTTATCGCGGCGAGAGAGGGGCTCGAGGGGAGAGAGGTGATAAGGGTGAGAAGGGAGATGCTTTTGTTATCTCTAAAAGTGCCTTCTCTGTGGGACTCACAGCATTTTCTAAACTCCCTGCAGCGAACGCACCCATCCGGTTTGACAAGATCATTTACAATCAGCAGAATCACTACGATCCACAAACGGGACGATTCACATGCTCTGCAGCAGGAGCGTATTTCTTCACCTACCACATTACCGTCTTCTCCCGGAACGTGAAGGTGGCTCTGGtaaaaaatggtgcaaagaTCATCCACACCACAGATAACTACCAGAGCAGCGAAGATCAGGCAGCAGGGGGCGCTGTGCTGCACCTGGAGGTGGGGGACAGGGTGTGGCTGCAGGTGGCAGGAGGAGAGCTGTCCAATGGGCTCTTTGCTGATGAAGACGATGACACCACTTTCTCTGGATTCTTACTGTTTGGGGTTTGAATCAGGCATTATCACTTTATAACTCCTGATTTCTTCTGTGAAACAAGATTAAGTAGTCCGAGATCAGTCTGCCTACAATCTTAGCTTGACTAAAACATTGTGCACTGGTGGAATCATGCAACACAATACATAACTTAGCTCCTACACTTAAATGCAGATGTATCTTACTTTATCTCTTCTACTTTATGCAACAACTCCATGTTCTTTTGAGGAACAAACATATTTAATCtactttatttaatcttttgtatgacttttcaaaatatacaggctaaaatgttttatttaacatgaTGTTTAACCACAACAATGAAATAATCTACCTCATATATTTTGCCAGTTAAACAATACAATAATTTATCTTAAGCAAAAATAGAATCATGTTTTCTTAATCCTTACACATTCTGGTGATTTTCACTAGTCTAAAATTTAATACTGTTTAAAGgaaggattttattttatttttttaattacatgcACTTTTTATTTCGTATTCTTCATCAGTTTTGCACAccgtttgcccatttttgcattttttacctatggttgccacattttaacccattttcatcacttttctccaggtttttgctaatttaacccatttttgctgaaaaaccattttactgccttttct
Above is a genomic segment from Cheilinus undulatus linkage group 19, ASM1832078v1, whole genome shotgun sequence containing:
- the c1qtnf9 gene encoding complement C1q and tumor necrosis factor-related protein 9A; translation: MLQVRFRVTLLLLLLMARCVAQEETQTKGCVCGYPGIPGDPGHNGAPGRDGRDGLRGEKGDRGETGSTGRPGNDGIKGDKGEPGEVGPAGLKGKRGDNGDKGPPGKMGPQGVQGPIGLKGNKGEIGLPGSQGPKGDFGPLGPEGPKGEIGLRGDRGIQGPVGPPGRPGPKGEIGVPGHKGNIGYRGERGARGERGDKGEKGDAFVISKSAFSVGLTAFSKLPAANAPIRFDKIIYNQQNHYDPQTGRFTCSAAGAYFFTYHITVFSRNVKVALVKNGAKIIHTTDNYQSSEDQAAGGAVLHLEVGDRVWLQVAGGELSNGLFADEDDDTTFSGFLLFGV